The following proteins are co-located in the Halarcobacter sp. genome:
- a CDS encoding ABC transporter ATP-binding protein: MGVKIEDITMEFEKLHALKNVNLDIEKGQFFSILGPSGCGKTTLLKIVSGFLEPTKGKVYIADKNMKNVTANKRPTSLVFQNLALFPNITVKENIAFGLRVKNIDNKLIDKKVNELLKMVSLEEYENSSIDDLSGGQKQRVAIARALAVEPKVLLLDEPLSALDLKLRQYMRKELRALQKLTGITFIYITHDQGEALSMSDKVAVMSKGRVEQVSTPQELYNNPKTTFVASFVGENNEFDGKIIRNLDKNVLIKTIYGNFNILNEKNLKVGDKVKLFIRPERFSLKQKINSISLEINTSSFEGSLLNIYLKRDENDLIKKDVVLHKKNNNQLQSKITKEKMTIFFDENDVVLLKAE, from the coding sequence ATGGGTGTAAAAATTGAAGATATTACAATGGAATTTGAAAAACTTCATGCACTTAAAAATGTAAATTTGGATATAGAAAAAGGGCAATTCTTTTCTATACTTGGACCATCTGGTTGTGGTAAGACAACATTACTTAAAATAGTTTCAGGGTTTTTAGAACCAACAAAAGGAAAAGTTTATATAGCAGATAAAAACATGAAAAATGTTACTGCTAATAAAAGACCAACTTCACTTGTATTTCAAAATTTAGCTTTGTTTCCAAATATAACTGTTAAAGAGAATATTGCTTTTGGATTAAGAGTAAAAAATATAGATAATAAATTGATTGATAAAAAAGTAAATGAGCTTTTAAAAATGGTTTCACTTGAAGAGTATGAAAACAGTTCAATTGATGATTTATCAGGTGGGCAAAAACAAAGAGTAGCAATAGCAAGAGCTTTAGCTGTTGAACCAAAGGTTTTACTTCTAGATGAGCCTTTGTCAGCTTTAGATTTAAAACTTAGACAATATATGAGAAAAGAACTTAGAGCTTTACAAAAATTAACTGGTATCACATTTATATATATTACACATGATCAAGGTGAAGCCTTATCTATGTCTGATAAAGTAGCTGTTATGTCAAAAGGTAGAGTTGAACAAGTTTCTACGCCTCAAGAGTTATATAACAACCCTAAAACAACTTTTGTAGCAAGTTTTGTTGGTGAAAACAATGAATTTGATGGGAAAATCATCCGTAATTTAGATAAAAATGTTTTAATCAAAACAATTTATGGAAACTTTAATATCCTAAATGAAAAGAATTTAAAAGTTGGTGATAAAGTAAAATTATTTATTAGACCAGAAAGATTTTCTTTAAAACAAAAAATAAATTCAATATCTTTAGAGATTAATACTTCATCCTTTGAAGGTTCTCTATTAAATATTTATTTAAAAAGAGATGAAAATGATTTAATAAAAAAAGATGTAGTTCTACACAAAAAAAACAATAATCAATTACAATCTAAAATTACTAAAGAAAAAATGACAATATTTTTTGATGAAAATGATGTTGTTCTACTAAAGGCTGAATAA
- a CDS encoding ABC transporter permease: MRNFDSKKIIDIAIKFYFFSFFLYLFLPLLVVSFAAFNESSIPTVYPWKGFSLHWINEFFHDYKLFQAIINSLIIGIGVVILSIPIGLAGALFLLNVNKKTRDVFYAILVSPILTPGVIIGIATLVMWNNLFEVSGGIILTIVGQTTFISSMAMLLFMSRLQKFDKNLELAALDLGAKPTQLFFKITVPFLKPAIFSATALAFLQSIQNYNTTLFLIGTQSTITIHIGSMVKLGLTPVLNVLALIIILMTIVLSTLYVLKKRKENK; the protein is encoded by the coding sequence ATGAGAAATTTTGATTCAAAAAAAATTATTGATATAGCAATAAAGTTTTATTTTTTTAGCTTTTTTCTATATCTGTTCCTACCTTTATTAGTTGTTTCTTTTGCAGCTTTTAATGAGAGTTCAATTCCAACTGTTTACCCATGGAAAGGTTTTTCACTACATTGGATAAATGAATTTTTCCACGACTATAAACTTTTTCAAGCTATAATAAACTCATTAATTATAGGTATTGGAGTTGTAATTTTATCTATTCCAATAGGATTAGCAGGTGCACTGTTTTTACTAAATGTAAATAAAAAGACTAGAGATGTTTTTTATGCAATATTAGTATCTCCAATACTAACGCCAGGTGTAATTATAGGTATTGCAACACTAGTGATGTGGAATAATCTTTTTGAAGTTTCAGGAGGTATTATATTAACTATTGTTGGACAAACAACATTTATCTCCTCTATGGCAATGTTACTATTTATGTCAAGACTTCAAAAGTTTGATAAGAATTTAGAGCTTGCAGCCTTAGATTTAGGAGCTAAACCCACACAATTATTTTTTAAAATAACAGTTCCCTTTTTAAAACCTGCCATTTTTTCTGCAACAGCATTAGCTTTTTTACAATCAATTCAAAACTATAATACAACGCTGTTTTTAATAGGTACTCAAAGTACAATCACTATTCATATTGGAAGTATGGTAAAACTTGGACTAACACCAGTACTAAATGTACTTGCTTTAATAATAATATTAATGACTATAGTTTTATCAACACTTTATGTGTTAAAAAAAAGAAAGGAAAATAAATGA
- a CDS encoding phenylacetate--CoA ligase — MIWNNIECASKEELTKLQSDRLKETVERVYNLTPFYKEKFNELNITPSDIKNINDIKKLPFTKKQDLRDHYPFGLFTVPMSQIVRVHSSSGTTGKPTVVGYTKKDMDVWDEVMARVFTMAGANQDDIVHNAYGYGLFTGGLGLHNGAEKIGATIIPSSGGFTDRQVMLMKDFGATILASTPSFALHIAEIASKSGACFKNDFKLKAGIFGAEPTSKGLKEEVSKVWGIDYHEVYGLSEIIGPGVSCSCKKSEYLHVFEDHFYPEIIDPKTGEQLPDGQRGELVITSLTKQALPIIRYRTGDITSLIRTPCECGRTIVRMESVVGRVDDMIIINGVNVYPSQVEHVISQTDGLSLNYQIIIEKKGHLDKLDILIEISDEIMMDSIGEMEKIKKDIQHNLLTNLYIKTDVKLVEPRSIERSVGKAIRIVDKRK; from the coding sequence ATGATTTGGAATAACATTGAATGTGCTTCAAAAGAGGAATTAACCAAATTACAATCTGATAGATTAAAAGAAACAGTCGAAAGAGTATATAATTTAACTCCATTCTATAAAGAGAAATTTAATGAATTAAATATAACTCCATCAGATATTAAAAATATAAATGATATAAAAAAACTGCCTTTTACAAAAAAACAAGATTTACGAGATCATTACCCTTTTGGCTTATTTACTGTACCTATGAGTCAAATTGTAAGAGTTCATTCTTCATCAGGAACTACTGGTAAACCTACAGTTGTCGGTTATACAAAAAAAGATATGGATGTCTGGGATGAAGTTATGGCTAGAGTTTTTACTATGGCTGGTGCAAATCAAGATGACATTGTACATAATGCATATGGCTATGGACTATTTACTGGTGGTTTAGGACTTCATAATGGTGCTGAAAAAATTGGAGCTACTATTATTCCTAGTTCTGGTGGATTTACAGATAGACAAGTTATGCTTATGAAAGATTTTGGGGCAACAATTCTTGCTTCTACTCCTTCTTTTGCTTTACATATTGCAGAAATAGCTTCAAAATCTGGTGCATGTTTTAAAAATGATTTTAAATTAAAAGCAGGAATATTTGGAGCAGAACCAACTTCAAAAGGATTAAAAGAAGAGGTTTCAAAAGTTTGGGGTATAGATTATCATGAAGTTTATGGTTTATCTGAAATAATAGGACCTGGAGTGAGCTGTTCTTGCAAAAAATCTGAATACCTACATGTATTTGAGGATCATTTTTATCCAGAAATTATAGATCCAAAAACAGGAGAACAACTTCCAGATGGTCAAAGAGGTGAACTTGTAATAACTTCATTAACAAAACAAGCCCTACCAATAATTAGATATAGAACTGGGGATATAACATCTTTGATAAGAACACCATGTGAATGTGGAAGAACTATTGTTAGAATGGAGAGTGTTGTTGGTAGAGTTGATGATATGATTATAATAAATGGTGTTAATGTTTACCCATCACAAGTAGAACATGTAATATCCCAAACAGATGGTCTAAGTTTAAATTACCAAATTATTATAGAAAAAAAAGGTCATTTAGATAAATTAGATATATTAATTGAGATAAGTGATGAAATAATGATGGATTCTATTGGAGAGATGGAAAAGATAAAGAAAGATATTCAACATAATTTATTAACTAATCTTTATATAAAAACAGATGTTAAACTTGTGGAACCAAGAAGTATAGAAAGAAGTGTAGGCAAAGCAATAAGAATAGTAGATAAAAGGAAATAG
- a CDS encoding histidinol-phosphatase, which translates to MKVDLHNHTYLCKHAVGIMDDYIEKAIKEKIDILGFSDHNPMKYDKKHRMENKYKKDYIQMFEDAKMKYNNKIKLLFAYEFDYLDYGMNKKLLKEDVDYLIGSVHFLNQFLVDDPKMIKEYKKGKNLFKDVDATTLWNNYFEQIRKMAKTEYFNIVGHIDLVKILTNEEPKKDIRLIAKDALKEIKKSGMAVEINASGLRKSVKDTYPSKKLLEEIYSYDIPITFGSDSHAVEHVGYKKDYCEKFAKNIGYTNCVYFEKREMIKVKF; encoded by the coding sequence ATGAAAGTAGATTTACATAACCATACGTATCTTTGTAAACATGCAGTGGGTATTATGGATGACTATATAGAAAAAGCGATAAAAGAGAAAATAGATATATTAGGTTTTTCAGATCACAATCCTATGAAATATGATAAAAAACATAGAATGGAAAATAAGTATAAAAAAGACTATATTCAAATGTTTGAAGATGCAAAAATGAAGTATAACAATAAAATCAAACTTCTTTTTGCCTATGAGTTTGATTATTTAGATTATGGGATGAACAAAAAACTATTAAAAGAGGATGTAGATTATCTAATAGGCTCAGTTCATTTTTTAAATCAATTTTTAGTAGATGACCCAAAAATGATAAAAGAGTACAAAAAAGGAAAAAATCTGTTTAAAGATGTAGATGCTACTACTTTATGGAATAATTATTTTGAACAAATAAGAAAAATGGCTAAAACAGAATATTTTAATATAGTAGGACATATCGATTTAGTTAAAATTCTAACAAATGAGGAACCTAAAAAAGATATTAGACTTATTGCAAAAGATGCTTTAAAAGAGATAAAAAAATCTGGTATGGCAGTTGAGATAAATGCTTCTGGATTAAGAAAGAGTGTTAAAGACACATACCCTTCTAAAAAGCTTCTTGAAGAGATTTATTCTTATGATATACCAATAACCTTTGGTAGTGATTCCCATGCTGTTGAACATGTAGGTTATAAAAAAGATTATTGTGAAAAATTTGCAAAAAATATTGGTTATACCAATTGCGTGTATTTTGAAAAAAGAGAGATGATAAAAGTTAAGTT
- a CDS encoding ABC transporter permease, whose translation MSNLINRYGKFLSTYILFSVTLWLSIFIIFPQALMVEYSFWKYDETAQQKLWEKTDKLDAKRYELEKKLEENPQDKKIEQQINKLSRQIEKNDLLSQEPPKIYTDENYEYLLTNTLHRSIFFKTIWSSILVTVLAFIVCYPIAYYLAHVASKKGKIFIFLGLIIPYWVDELLRTFAWFMILSFNGIINNILISFGLIETPIDFFQNNSAALIGMVYAYILFMLFPIYNTLETLDKNQILAARDLGASWFTIHKKIIIPYAKPGIAVGSIFVFMLTAGTYAVPSILGGTKGLWFTQIIYSWFFDGGNWNQGSAYGIALLVLCILFIVLMLKLFKVKLEDMSK comes from the coding sequence ATGTCAAACCTAATAAATAGATATGGTAAATTTTTAAGTACTTATATCTTATTTTCTGTAACATTATGGCTTAGTATATTTATAATCTTTCCACAAGCTTTAATGGTTGAGTATTCATTTTGGAAATATGATGAAACTGCTCAACAAAAACTGTGGGAAAAAACAGATAAATTGGATGCAAAAAGATATGAATTAGAAAAAAAACTGGAAGAAAATCCACAAGATAAAAAAATTGAACAGCAGATAAACAAATTAAGTAGACAAATTGAAAAAAATGATTTATTATCTCAAGAACCACCTAAAATATACACTGATGAAAACTATGAATATCTATTAACAAATACACTACATAGATCTATATTTTTTAAAACAATTTGGTCTTCTATTCTTGTTACTGTACTTGCTTTTATAGTATGTTATCCTATAGCATACTATTTAGCTCATGTAGCAAGTAAAAAGGGTAAAATATTTATTTTTCTGGGATTGATTATCCCTTATTGGGTAGATGAACTCTTAAGAACATTTGCTTGGTTTATGATTTTATCTTTTAATGGAATAATCAATAATATCCTTATCTCCTTTGGACTTATTGAAACCCCTATTGATTTTTTTCAAAATAATTCTGCAGCATTAATTGGTATGGTTTATGCTTATATTCTTTTTATGCTTTTTCCTATTTACAATACCCTTGAAACATTAGATAAAAATCAAATATTAGCAGCAAGAGATTTAGGTGCATCTTGGTTTACAATCCATAAAAAGATAATTATCCCTTATGCAAAGCCAGGTATTGCTGTGGGATCGATATTTGTGTTTATGTTAACAGCTGGAACCTATGCTGTTCCATCAATATTAGGTGGAACAAAAGGTTTATGGTTTACTCAAATCATCTATAGCTGGTTCTTTGATGGGGGTAATTGGAATCAAGGTTCAGCATATGGAATTGCTTTATTAGTACTATGTATATTGTTTATAGTTTTAATGCTTAAACTATTTAAAGTTAAACTAGAGGATATGTCAAAATGA
- a CDS encoding 2-oxoacid:acceptor oxidoreductase family protein, with protein MKYQIVIAGFGGQGSVFLVKILALCAGNKNVACLGTENHGMSQRGGAVSCTIKLGNYTNPIIDSAQADLLIGLEKNEALRNINFLKSGGSLAVNAEDSFPNNDLDAKTFQIDAFEKAKNKEFPIQGLNVYMLGVVLAKCEDFPFSLDDVKEALIQFNPKVAQQNIEVLEKAINDIKGK; from the coding sequence ATGAAATATCAAATAGTAATAGCTGGATTTGGTGGTCAAGGTTCTGTTTTTTTAGTAAAAATATTAGCACTTTGTGCAGGAAATAAAAATGTTGCATGTCTTGGTACAGAAAACCATGGGATGTCTCAAAGAGGTGGTGCAGTATCTTGTACAATCAAATTAGGAAATTATACTAATCCTATAATTGATTCGGCACAAGCAGATCTATTAATCGGATTAGAAAAAAATGAAGCTTTAAGAAATATAAACTTTTTAAAAAGTGGTGGTTCTTTAGCTGTAAATGCAGAAGATAGTTTTCCTAATAATGATTTAGATGCAAAAACTTTTCAAATAGATGCTTTTGAAAAAGCAAAAAATAAAGAGTTTCCTATACAAGGCTTAAACGTTTATATGTTGGGTGTAGTTTTAGCTAAATGTGAAGATTTCCCATTTTCTTTAGATGATGTGAAAGAGGCTTTAATACAATTTAATCCAAAAGTTGCACAACAAAATATTGAAGTATTAGAAAAAGCAATTAATGATATAAAGGGTAAATAA
- a CDS encoding PHP domain-containing protein, giving the protein MKLFPRVIPLDKIISFTLNLKNPNNIKNIESINIFSKNDYFHNEKIKFEVKKQDIVFEYKMETYGEYILKVNFNYKESKTINIFAVEKDILALSALKGDLHMHTTYSDGKRTPIAMVLESLEFGMDFISITDHDNYTGSQEAIKKKNENKIDITILPGEEVSIGKGDTNLSKGNGHMLSINANCSIDKLRDDEEIYKCELEEIVNKIKGKIPKDIEPYHYARNLWTIKKIQENNGLAILCHPHWIYYDDKYHLHQPIYKELLKNSKVDAVEVFGDIDQIEECNNLSYLNYYQYKQKHIAAIGNSDAHDIKVGIGDRFSIVFSKTKNEAHITEAIKQLLSVAILKRSKDEYQAIGDEKLVSYTLFLLKEFYPTHDKFKSKEARLIVDGLINKEDFSHKIDIVKSKLLRFKKNFFYKG; this is encoded by the coding sequence ATGAAGTTATTCCCACGTGTAATACCTTTAGATAAAATAATATCATTTACATTAAATCTAAAAAACCCAAATAATATAAAAAATATAGAATCAATCAATATATTTTCAAAAAATGATTATTTTCATAATGAAAAAATAAAATTTGAAGTTAAAAAACAAGATATAGTTTTTGAATATAAAATGGAAACTTATGGAGAATATATTTTAAAAGTAAACTTTAACTATAAAGAATCTAAAACAATAAATATATTTGCTGTAGAGAAAGATATTTTAGCTTTATCTGCTTTAAAAGGTGACTTACATATGCACACTACATACTCAGATGGAAAAAGAACACCTATTGCTATGGTTCTTGAATCTTTAGAGTTTGGTATGGATTTTATTTCAATAACAGACCATGATAATTATACAGGAAGCCAAGAGGCTATAAAAAAGAAAAATGAAAATAAAATTGATATAACTATTCTTCCAGGGGAAGAGGTAAGTATAGGTAAAGGAGATACTAACTTATCAAAAGGTAATGGACATATGTTGAGTATCAATGCAAATTGTTCTATTGATAAATTAAGAGATGATGAAGAGATTTATAAGTGTGAATTAGAAGAGATTGTAAATAAGATAAAAGGTAAAATACCTAAAGATATTGAACCTTATCATTATGCTAGAAATTTGTGGACAATAAAAAAGATACAAGAGAATAATGGTCTTGCAATACTGTGTCATCCCCATTGGATCTATTATGATGATAAATACCATTTACATCAACCAATATATAAAGAATTACTAAAAAACTCAAAAGTTGATGCAGTAGAAGTATTTGGAGATATAGATCAAATTGAAGAGTGCAATAATTTATCTTACCTTAATTACTATCAATATAAACAAAAACATATTGCTGCCATTGGAAATAGTGATGCACATGATATAAAAGTTGGAATTGGAGATAGATTTTCTATAGTTTTTTCAAAAACAAAAAATGAAGCACATATAACAGAAGCAATAAAACAGTTATTATCTGTTGCAATATTAAAAAGATCAAAAGATGAATACCAAGCAATTGGAGATGAAAAACTTGTATCATATACTTTATTTTTATTAAAAGAGTTTTATCCTACCCATGATAAATTTAAATCAAAAGAGGCTAGACTTATAGTTGATGGTTTAATAAATAAAGAAGATTTTAGTCATAAAATTGATATTGTAAAATCAAAACTATTGAGATTCAAAAAAAACTTCTTTTATAAAGGTTAA
- a CDS encoding substrate-binding domain-containing protein — protein sequence MNRRNFLKKGLGLGGAALVAPAIVSNTMASSMELNLYAWSDYISEDMIKAFEKETGIKVNLTTYGSNDEVLNKLRASKGKGFDIVMPSVTYGQQWYKHRLLQPLDLTKLDVAGCEKSMWDSSASFGGEFRGKRYIVPFNWGTEAITVNTEKIDAKANEVSYGDLWKDNLDSKVTVRAHSSLIGVGLYLDRIGKVKSNRMFDTYKDEQTMRDIYSKITDYVIEHKNNIRQFWSNAQETTNAFMQNGCVIGQTWDGPAMRMMSETNGKIKFMAPKEGAITWMDGMAIPKGAKNVSAAYAWINWYYNGGKSGAMHANASGYNSCAAGASKYLSAQAKTNFEEAYPGDAIKNLWWYPEEPTWFVTVRNEFRDKLLAAGV from the coding sequence ATGAATAGAAGAAATTTTCTTAAAAAAGGTTTAGGTTTAGGTGGTGCTGCATTAGTCGCACCAGCTATTGTTTCAAATACTATGGCATCATCAATGGAGTTAAACTTATATGCATGGTCTGATTATATCTCAGAAGATATGATTAAAGCATTTGAAAAAGAAACAGGGATTAAAGTTAATTTAACTACTTATGGTTCAAATGATGAAGTATTAAATAAATTAAGAGCTTCAAAAGGAAAAGGTTTTGATATTGTTATGCCATCTGTAACTTATGGTCAACAATGGTATAAACATAGACTTTTACAACCATTAGATTTAACAAAATTAGATGTTGCTGGTTGTGAGAAATCAATGTGGGATTCATCTGCATCTTTTGGTGGAGAGTTTAGAGGAAAAAGATATATAGTTCCATTTAACTGGGGAACTGAAGCAATTACTGTTAATACAGAAAAAATTGATGCAAAAGCAAATGAGGTTTCATATGGAGATTTATGGAAAGATAATTTAGATTCAAAAGTTACAGTTAGAGCTCATTCATCTTTAATAGGTGTTGGTTTATATCTTGATAGAATAGGAAAAGTTAAATCAAATAGAATGTTTGATACCTACAAAGATGAACAAACTATGAGAGATATTTATTCTAAAATTACTGATTATGTGATTGAACATAAAAATAATATTAGACAATTTTGGTCAAATGCCCAAGAAACAACAAATGCTTTTATGCAAAATGGTTGTGTAATAGGACAAACTTGGGATGGTCCAGCTATGAGAATGATGAGTGAAACTAATGGTAAAATCAAGTTTATGGCTCCAAAAGAGGGTGCTATTACATGGATGGATGGTATGGCTATTCCAAAAGGTGCAAAAAATGTATCTGCAGCATATGCGTGGATAAATTGGTATTATAATGGTGGAAAATCTGGAGCAATGCATGCAAATGCTTCAGGATATAACTCTTGTGCAGCGGGTGCATCAAAATATTTATCTGCTCAAGCTAAAACAAATTTTGAAGAGGCATATCCTGGTGATGCAATTAAAAATTTATGGTGGTATCCAGAAGAACCAACTTGGTTTGTAACAGTTAGAAATGAGTTTAGAGATAAACTTTTAGCTGCTGGTGTATAA
- the trpB gene encoding tryptophan synthase subunit beta, protein MSNYLDNHPDENGYFGKFGGSFIPPILEEPFAKINEEYKKLKNDPKFIEELKYVRKHYQGRPTPISFAKNLTQHCGGAKIYLKREDLNHSGAHKLNHCMAEVILAKHMGFKKVIAETGAGQHGVALATAAAYFGLECEIHMGEVDIKKEHPNVVRMKILGAKVVPATHGLKTLKEAVDSAFESYISQADTAIYCIGSVVGPHPFPMMVRDFQSVVGFESKEQFLEHEEKLPDNIVACVGGGSNAMGIFSAFIDEKDINLYGVEPMGIGEKIGEHSATLSYGEEGVMHGFNSIMLKDEKGEPAPVYSIGSGIDYPSVGPEHAYLKEIGRTKVGLCDDKEAVDAFYKLSQLEGIIPALESAHAVAFAMKLAKTLPKEKTILVNLSGRGDKDIDFVVENYPIPNAKF, encoded by the coding sequence ATGTCTAACTATTTGGATAACCATCCTGATGAAAATGGATATTTTGGTAAATTTGGAGGTTCTTTTATACCACCAATTCTTGAAGAACCTTTTGCCAAAATAAATGAAGAATATAAAAAATTAAAAAATGACCCAAAGTTTATTGAAGAGTTAAAATATGTAAGAAAACACTACCAAGGTAGACCAACACCAATATCTTTTGCAAAGAACTTAACACAGCATTGTGGTGGAGCAAAAATCTATCTAAAAAGAGAAGACTTAAATCATTCAGGTGCACATAAATTAAACCACTGTATGGCTGAAGTTATTTTAGCAAAACATATGGGCTTTAAAAAAGTTATTGCAGAAACAGGAGCTGGTCAACATGGAGTTGCCTTAGCTACAGCTGCAGCATATTTTGGATTAGAATGTGAAATACATATGGGTGAAGTTGATATAAAAAAAGAGCATCCAAATGTAGTAAGAATGAAAATTTTAGGAGCAAAAGTAGTACCTGCTACCCATGGTCTTAAAACATTAAAAGAGGCAGTTGATTCAGCTTTTGAATCATATATATCTCAAGCTGACACAGCAATATATTGTATTGGTTCTGTTGTAGGTCCTCATCCTTTCCCTATGATGGTTAGGGATTTTCAAAGTGTAGTTGGTTTTGAATCAAAAGAGCAGTTTTTAGAGCATGAAGAAAAATTACCTGATAATATTGTAGCTTGTGTAGGTGGTGGTTCAAATGCTATGGGAATATTTTCAGCTTTTATTGATGAAAAAGATATAAATCTTTATGGTGTTGAACCTATGGGAATAGGAGAGAAAATTGGTGAACACTCTGCAACACTTAGTTATGGAGAAGAGGGAGTAATGCATGGTTTCAATTCTATAATGTTAAAAGATGAAAAAGGGGAACCTGCTCCTGTATATTCTATTGGTTCAGGAATAGATTATCCATCAGTTGGTCCAGAACATGCATATCTAAAAGAGATAGGAAGAACAAAAGTTGGCTTATGTGATGATAAAGAAGCTGTTGATGCTTTTTATAAACTATCTCAACTTGAAGGTATTATTCCTGCACTAGAATCTGCACATGCAGTAGCATTTGCAATGAAACTTGCAAAAACTTTACCAAAAGAAAAAACAATTTTAGTTAATTTAAGTGGTAGAGGAGATAAAGATATTGATTTTGTGGTAGAGAACTACCCTATTCCAAACGCAAAATTTTAA
- a CDS encoding amino acid-binding protein, whose translation MKNAIKQLSIFLENKKGELTDITNILSTNKISIKALNLVDGSEFGILRLLVDDLESAKRIMDDNGFSSTTTEVFAVLIDDHIGSFNEVLTVLTENNINVDYTYTINSSNSGAFIFKVSVDDFEKATKVLAKSKVKLLKNV comes from the coding sequence ATGAAAAATGCGATAAAACAATTGTCAATTTTTTTGGAAAATAAAAAAGGTGAATTGACTGATATAACAAATATATTATCTACAAATAAAATATCTATTAAAGCTTTAAATTTAGTGGATGGTAGTGAGTTTGGGATATTAAGACTATTAGTAGATGATTTAGAAAGTGCAAAAAGGATTATGGATGATAATGGCTTTTCATCAACCACAACAGAAGTTTTTGCTGTTTTAATTGATGATCATATTGGTTCATTTAATGAAGTATTAACAGTATTAACAGAAAATAATATAAATGTTGATTACACCTATACTATTAATTCATCAAATAGTGGAGCATTTATTTTTAAAGTTTCAGTTGATGATTTTGAAAAAGCAACTAAAGTTTTAGCAAAATCAAAAGTTAAATTGTTAAAGAATGTATAA